One window from the genome of Megalobrama amblycephala isolate DHTTF-2021 linkage group LG4, ASM1881202v1, whole genome shotgun sequence encodes:
- the LOC125267810 gene encoding disks large homolog 4 isoform X6, producing the protein MNSSMGSGTTTLRSNPKRGFYIRALFDYDKTADCGFLSQAVGFKFGDVLHVLDCGDEEWWQACRVSPQGDEEEVGFIPSKRRVERKEWSRLKSKERDRSRDSTGSQGREEPVRSYETVAQVEVHYARPIIILGPVKDRVNDDLLSEFPDKFGSCVPHTTRPKREYEVDGRDYHFVSSREQMEKDIQNHRFIEAGQYNSHLYGTSVQSVREVAEQQGKHCILDVSANAVRRLQAAQLHPIAIFVRPKSLENVLEINTRLTEEQARKGMDRAIKLEQDFLECFSAIVEGDSFEEVYHKVKTVIEEQSGPYIWIPTRERL; encoded by the exons ATGAACAGCAGTATGGGCTCTGGTACAACTACATTACGAAGTAACCCCAAACGAGGATTTTATATCAG GGCTCTGTTTGACTATGATAAGACAGCAGACTGTGGTTTCCTGAGTCAGGCCGTGGGCTTTAAGTTTGGAGATGTGCTGCATGTTTTGGACTGTGGAGATGAGGAGTGGTGGCAGGCCTGCAGAGTCAGCCCACAGGGGGATGAGGAGGAGGTCGGCTTCATCCCCAGCAagaggag GGTTGAGAGAAAAGAGTGGTCGCGGTTGAAGTCAAAAGAAAGG GACCGAAGTCGAGACAGTACAGGTTCACAGG GAAGGGAAGAGCCCGTACGGAGTTACGAGACAGTCGCACAAGTGGAAG TGCACTACGCGAGGCCGATCATTATTCTGGGCCCGGTGAAGGACAGAGTGAATGATGACCTGCTGTCTGAGTTCCCAGACAAGTTTGGCTCTTGTGTCCCCC ATACGACACGACCCAAGCGGGAGTATGAGGTGGATGGGCGGGACTACCATTTTGTGTCGTCGCGGGAACAGATGGAGAAAGACATTCAGAACCATCGTTTCATTGAGGCGGGCCAGTACAACAGCCACCTGTACGGAACCAGCGTTCAGAGCGTCCGAGAGGTGGCGGAACAG CAGGGAAAGCACTGTATTCTGGATGTGTCTGCTAATGCAGTTCGTAGGCTACAGGCTGCACAGCTTCACCCAATCGCCATCTTCGTACGGCCCAAATCACTGGAGAACGTCCT AGAGATCAACACACGTTTAACTGAGGAACAAGCCAGGAAAGGTATGGACCGTGCTATTAAACTGGAGCAAGATTTCCTGGAGTGCTTCTCTG CAATCGTGGAGGGCGACAGCTTCGAGGAGGTTTATCACAAGGTGAAAACTGTGATCGAGGAGCAGTCGGGGCCTTATATCTGGATCCCCACCAGGGAGCGTCTGTGA